A stretch of the Agromyces larvae genome encodes the following:
- a CDS encoding sugar phosphate isomerase/epimerase family protein produces MRFSVFTASTPDWTPEEAVRILADQGWDGVEWRVTDQEPADPPGFWAGNRATVPMTGLEASVPVIAQLTRAAGLDFSGVGGYAKAADHDGVERMLAATAALGARQVRVTMPATGSGEYRELFARTRDDLEWAAERAAFHGVKAIVELHHRTITASASAAFRLVDGLDPAAVGVIHDLGNLVIEGQEDPLSSFQLLGEYLAHVHVKNAAWRPTGDRRADGSVVWREEWAPLRTGQGDVLGYFTALAEFGYDGWVAIEDFSTELPLAERTRDNLAYLRDVVGLVHDRRAA; encoded by the coding sequence GTGAGATTCTCGGTCTTCACCGCATCCACCCCCGACTGGACGCCCGAGGAGGCTGTGCGCATCCTCGCCGACCAGGGCTGGGACGGCGTCGAGTGGCGCGTGACCGACCAGGAGCCCGCCGACCCGCCCGGGTTCTGGGCGGGCAACCGCGCGACCGTGCCGATGACCGGGCTCGAGGCATCCGTGCCCGTGATCGCGCAGCTCACCCGCGCCGCCGGCCTGGACTTCAGCGGCGTCGGCGGGTACGCGAAGGCCGCCGACCACGACGGCGTCGAGCGGATGCTCGCCGCGACGGCCGCGCTCGGCGCACGCCAGGTGCGCGTCACGATGCCGGCGACGGGCAGCGGCGAATACCGCGAGCTGTTCGCACGCACCCGCGACGACCTCGAGTGGGCCGCCGAGCGGGCCGCGTTCCACGGCGTGAAGGCGATCGTCGAGCTGCACCACCGCACCATCACGGCGTCGGCATCGGCGGCGTTCCGGCTCGTCGACGGCCTCGACCCGGCGGCCGTGGGCGTCATCCACGACCTCGGCAACCTCGTGATCGAGGGCCAGGAGGACCCGCTCTCGTCGTTCCAGCTGCTCGGCGAGTACCTCGCTCACGTGCACGTGAAGAACGCCGCGTGGCGCCCGACCGGCGACCGCCGCGCCGACGGATCCGTCGTGTGGCGCGAGGAGTGGGCGCCGCTGCGCACCGGCCAGGGCGACGTGCTCGGCTATTTCACGGCGCTCGCCGAGTTCGGATACGACGGATGGGTGGCGATCGAGGACTTCTCGACCGAGCTGCCGCTCGCCGAACGCACGCGCGACAACCTCGCCTACCTGCGCGACGTCGTCGGGCTCGTGCACGACCGCCGTGCCGCCTGA